A region of Rhizorhabdus wittichii RW1 DNA encodes the following proteins:
- a CDS encoding phenylalanyl-tRNA synthetase, alpha subunit (TIGRFAM: phenylalanyl-tRNA synthetase, alpha subunit~PFAM: phenylalanyl-tRNA synthetase, class IIc; aminoacyl tRNA synthetase, class II domain protein): MTTENQDALSEIASAATLADLEAIRVRTLGKSGTITALLKTLGAMTPDQRQAEGPKIHALREAVTAAIADRKASLEGAALEARLATETLDMSLPVSAGMQGSVHPVAQVMDELAEIFADLGFAVATGPEIEDDWHNFTALNIPETHPARAMHDTFYFPDREDGKKMLLRTHTSPVQIRTMMTEKPPIRIIAPGRTYRSDSDATHTPMFHQVEGLVIDRGIHMGHLKWTLETFVKAFFERDDIVLRLRPSFFPFTEPSAEVDVGFTWEKGRRVIGGDPAAGNGGWMEILGSGMVHPRVIANCGLDPDEWQGFAFGCGIDRLAMLKYGMDDLRAFFDGDLRWLRHYGFAALDVPTLSGGVGA, encoded by the coding sequence GTGACGACAGAGAATCAGGACGCGCTTTCGGAGATCGCATCGGCGGCGACGCTTGCCGATCTGGAGGCTATTCGCGTGCGCACGCTCGGCAAGTCGGGGACGATCACCGCGCTGCTCAAGACGCTGGGCGCGATGACGCCCGATCAGCGACAGGCCGAGGGGCCGAAGATCCACGCGCTGCGCGAGGCGGTGACCGCCGCGATCGCCGATCGCAAGGCGAGCCTGGAGGGCGCCGCGCTCGAAGCGCGCCTCGCCACCGAGACGCTCGACATGAGCCTGCCGGTGTCGGCCGGCATGCAGGGGTCGGTCCATCCGGTCGCGCAGGTGATGGACGAGCTGGCCGAGATCTTCGCCGACCTCGGCTTCGCGGTCGCGACCGGGCCCGAGATCGAGGACGACTGGCACAACTTCACAGCGCTCAACATCCCGGAGACGCATCCGGCGCGCGCGATGCATGACACCTTCTATTTCCCGGACCGCGAGGACGGGAAGAAGATGCTGCTGCGCACCCACACCTCGCCGGTGCAGATCCGCACGATGATGACCGAGAAGCCGCCGATCCGCATCATCGCGCCGGGGCGGACCTACCGGTCGGATTCGGATGCCACCCACACGCCGATGTTCCACCAGGTCGAGGGGCTGGTGATCGATCGCGGCATCCATATGGGCCATCTCAAGTGGACGCTGGAGACCTTCGTGAAGGCCTTCTTCGAGCGCGACGACATCGTCCTGCGCCTGCGCCCCAGCTTCTTCCCCTTCACCGAGCCCTCGGCCGAGGTCGACGTCGGCTTCACCTGGGAGAAGGGACGCCGCGTGATCGGCGGCGATCCGGCGGCCGGAAACGGCGGCTGGATGGAGATTCTCGGCTCGGGGATGGTGCATCCCCGGGTGATCGCCAATTGCGGCCTCGATCCCGACGAATGGCAGGGCTTCGCCTTCGGCTGCGGGATCGACCGGCTTGCGATGCTCAAATATGGGATGGACGACTTGCGCGCCTTCTTCGACGGCGATCTCCGCTGGCTCCGGCATTATGGTTTCGCGGCGCTCGACGTGCCCACGCTGTCGGGGGGAGTCGGCGCATGA
- a CDS encoding phenylalanyl-tRNA synthetase beta subunit (TIGRFAM: phenylalanyl-tRNA synthetase, beta subunit): MKFTLSWLKEHLDTEAGLDAIVEGLTRVGLEVEGVEDAAEKLGAFRIARILTAAPHPQADKLQVLSVDAGDGGDPLQIVCGAPNARAGLVGVLGRPGDYVPGIDVTLKVAAIRGVESRGMMCSMRELELSDAHDGIIELPADAPVGAVYADWAGLSDPVIDVAITPNRQDCMGVRGIARDLAAAGLGALRPLNLPSIIGQGECPIEIRTDDPEGCPAFFGRAVRGVVNGDSPEWLAKRLIAVGQRPISALVDITNYVMLDHGRPLHVYDLARLSGPLVARKATPGEEVLALNGKSYTLDETMTVIADANGPDDIGGIMGGEKTGVTAATTDVLIECAYFTPEAIARTGQKLGLTSDARARFERGVDPQFLEAGLAIATRLVTELCGGTPSPVVQAGTPPSGTKALRYDPTLTEKIAGLAVEPDRQRTILAALGFGIDAVWNVSVPSWRRDVDGPADLVEEVVRIIGIDNIPSTPLPRGEGVARPTATQAQKVERRARRTAAARGLNEAVTWSFISEAEARPFGGGAWTLANPISEELKVMRPSLLPGLVAAARRNADRGAGSIRLFEVGRRYLADGEGLTLGLLLAGDRTPRDWRSGKAQAFDAFDAKAEAVAMLGAVGAPVDRLQLFETVSSGVYHPGRSGSLRLGPKTVLAEFGELHPSVARAFDIDGTVVAAEVFLDAVPVKRASSDHMREAYAPPALQAVRRDFAFLVSADRAADELLRAVRGADKAAIAEARLFDLFQGQGVGEGEKSVAIEVVLQPSEKSFTDADLQAISEKIVAAAAKLGAKLRG; the protein is encoded by the coding sequence ATGAAGTTCACGCTGAGCTGGCTCAAGGAGCATCTGGACACCGAGGCGGGCCTCGACGCGATCGTCGAAGGGCTGACCCGGGTCGGCCTGGAGGTCGAGGGCGTCGAGGACGCGGCCGAGAAGCTGGGCGCCTTCCGCATCGCCCGCATCCTGACCGCGGCGCCGCACCCGCAGGCCGACAAGCTGCAGGTCCTGTCGGTCGACGCCGGCGACGGCGGCGATCCGCTGCAGATCGTCTGCGGCGCGCCCAACGCCCGCGCGGGGCTGGTCGGCGTGCTCGGCCGGCCGGGCGACTATGTCCCCGGCATCGACGTCACCCTGAAGGTCGCGGCGATCCGCGGCGTCGAATCGCGCGGCATGATGTGCTCGATGCGCGAGCTCGAGCTGAGCGACGCGCATGACGGGATCATCGAGCTGCCGGCCGACGCGCCGGTCGGCGCCGTCTATGCCGACTGGGCGGGGCTGTCCGATCCGGTCATCGACGTCGCGATCACGCCGAACCGGCAGGATTGCATGGGCGTGCGCGGCATCGCGCGCGACCTGGCGGCGGCAGGCCTCGGCGCGCTCAGGCCGCTCAACCTGCCGTCCATCATCGGCCAGGGCGAATGCCCGATCGAGATCCGCACCGACGATCCCGAGGGCTGCCCCGCCTTCTTCGGCCGGGCGGTGCGCGGCGTCGTCAATGGCGACAGTCCCGAATGGCTGGCCAAGCGGCTGATCGCGGTCGGCCAGCGGCCGATCTCGGCGCTGGTCGACATCACCAACTATGTGATGCTGGACCATGGCCGCCCGCTCCACGTCTATGACCTCGCCAGGCTCAGCGGCCCGCTGGTCGCGCGCAAGGCGACCCCGGGCGAAGAGGTTCTTGCCCTCAACGGCAAGAGCTACACGCTCGACGAGACGATGACGGTGATCGCCGACGCCAACGGCCCCGACGACATCGGCGGCATCATGGGCGGCGAGAAGACCGGCGTCACCGCCGCCACCACCGACGTGCTGATCGAATGCGCCTATTTCACGCCGGAGGCGATCGCCCGCACCGGCCAGAAGCTGGGCCTGACCTCCGACGCGCGGGCGCGGTTCGAGCGCGGCGTCGACCCGCAGTTCCTCGAAGCCGGCCTCGCCATCGCGACCCGGCTGGTGACCGAGCTGTGCGGTGGCACGCCGAGCCCGGTCGTCCAGGCGGGCACCCCGCCCTCGGGCACCAAGGCGCTGCGCTACGACCCGACGCTGACCGAGAAGATCGCCGGCCTCGCGGTCGAGCCCGATCGCCAGCGCACCATCCTGGCGGCGCTGGGCTTCGGCATCGATGCGGTATGGAACGTCTCGGTGCCGAGCTGGCGCCGCGACGTCGACGGCCCGGCCGACCTGGTCGAGGAGGTCGTCCGCATCATCGGCATCGACAATATCCCGTCGACCCCGCTGCCGCGCGGCGAGGGCGTCGCCCGGCCGACCGCGACCCAGGCGCAGAAGGTCGAGCGGCGCGCCCGCCGCACCGCCGCGGCGCGCGGCCTCAACGAGGCGGTGACGTGGAGCTTCATCAGCGAGGCGGAGGCGCGGCCGTTCGGCGGCGGCGCCTGGACGCTCGCCAACCCGATCAGCGAGGAGCTGAAGGTCATGCGGCCGTCGCTGCTGCCCGGCCTGGTCGCCGCCGCGCGGCGCAACGCCGATCGCGGCGCCGGCAGCATCCGCCTGTTCGAGGTCGGCCGCCGCTATCTCGCCGACGGCGAGGGGCTGACGCTCGGCCTGCTGCTGGCCGGCGACCGCACCCCGCGCGACTGGCGCAGCGGCAAGGCGCAGGCGTTCGACGCGTTCGACGCCAAGGCCGAGGCGGTGGCGATGCTCGGCGCGGTCGGCGCGCCGGTCGACCGGCTGCAACTGTTCGAGACGGTGTCGAGCGGGGTCTATCACCCCGGCCGCTCGGGATCGCTGCGGCTGGGGCCGAAGACGGTGCTGGCCGAGTTCGGCGAACTGCACCCGAGCGTGGCGCGCGCCTTCGACATCGACGGCACCGTCGTCGCGGCGGAAGTGTTCCTCGACGCGGTGCCGGTCAAGCGCGCTTCGTCCGACCATATGCGCGAGGCCTATGCGCCGCCCGCGCTGCAGGCGGTGCGCCGCGACTTCGCCTTCCTCGTCTCCGCCGACCGGGCGGCCGACGAACTGCTCCGCGCGGTGCGCGGCGCCGACAAGGCGGCGATCGCCGAGGCGCGGTTGTTCGACCTGTTCCAGGGCCAGGGCGTCGGCGAGGGCGAGAAGTCGGTGGCGATCGAGGTGGTGCTCCAGCCCAGCGAGAAGAGCTTCACCGACGCCGACCTCCAGGCGATCTCCGAGAAGATCGTCGCGGCGGCGGCGAAGCTGGGGGCGAAGCTCAGGGGCTAA
- a CDS encoding LSU ribosomal protein L20P (TIGRFAM: ribosomal protein L20), translated as MARVKRGTTTHAKHKRILGAAKGYYGRRKNTIRIARQAVEKAGQYAYRDRKVKKRSFRALWIQRINAAVRAEGLTYGVFMHGLKLAGIELDRKVLADIAMHEGEAFSGIIAQAKAALPEGARIAA; from the coding sequence ATGGCACGCGTCAAGCGCGGTACGACCACCCACGCCAAGCACAAGAGGATTCTTGGCGCGGCGAAGGGCTATTATGGCCGCCGCAAGAACACCATCCGCATCGCGCGTCAGGCCGTCGAGAAGGCCGGCCAGTACGCCTATCGCGACCGCAAGGTTAAGAAGCGCTCGTTCCGCGCGCTCTGGATCCAGCGCATCAACGCCGCTGTCCGCGCCGAAGGCCTGACCTACGGCGTGTTCATGCACGGCCTGAAGCTGGCGGGCATCGAGCTGGACCGGAAGGTCCTGGCAGACATCGCCATGCACGAGGGCGAGGCCTTTAGCGGCATCATCGCCCAGGCCAAGGCCGCCCTCCCCGAAGGCGCCCGCATCGCGGCGTAA
- a CDS encoding Excinuclease ABC, C subunit domain protein (PFAM: Excinuclease ABC, C subunit domain protein), with protein MEKQPSVYILASGRHGTLYIGVTSDLPGRVHQHRESLIKGFTSRYGVSRLVHYEGFDDMITAITREKQLKKWNRAWKIELVEAQNPYWDDLAVTMFGFPPGP; from the coding sequence ATGGAGAAGCAGCCCAGCGTGTACATCCTCGCCAGCGGCAGGCACGGCACATTGTACATCGGGGTGACCTCCGATCTGCCCGGCCGGGTCCATCAGCATCGGGAAAGCTTGATCAAGGGCTTCACGAGCCGCTACGGGGTCTCGCGCCTCGTCCACTATGAAGGCTTCGACGACATGATCACGGCGATCACGCGGGAGAAGCAGCTCAAGAAGTGGAACAGGGCGTGGAAGATCGAGCTGGTCGAAGCGCAGAATCCCTATTGGGATGATCTCGCCGTGACGATGTTCGGATTTCCGCCGGGGCCGTAA
- a CDS encoding LSU ribosomal protein L35P (PFAM: ribosomal protein L35), whose protein sequence is MPKLKTKSGVKKRFKLTATGKVKHGVAGKRHRLISHNSKYIRTNRGTTVLAEADTARVKLWAPYGLN, encoded by the coding sequence ATGCCCAAGCTCAAGACCAAGAGCGGCGTCAAAAAGCGCTTCAAGCTCACGGCCACCGGCAAGGTGAAGCACGGCGTCGCCGGCAAGCGTCACCGGCTGATCAGCCACAATTCCAAGTATATCCGCACCAATCGCGGCACCACCGTTCTCGCCGAGGCCGATACGGCCCGCGTGAAGCTGTGGGCCCCGTACGGCCTGAACTGA